The following are encoded in a window of Variovorax paradoxus genomic DNA:
- a CDS encoding fimbria/pilus outer membrane usher protein, with translation MRLPRHANLWACCGWLGLRVACAQTASIDAAGEVQPAILDVRINGLSQPAPRPLLRRGTQLLAAEADFAAWRLVRPPTAALRREGTDYYDLRTLPGAQLQLDEGAQSVDLSVPAEAFTLGTVHAHAGDRPPLSPSAFGAFLNYDLALQHDREGTRASGYFDAAASGEWGLAGTSFVAGQSAFGGRGTKRLDSYFRRDDPARLTRLTVGDAVTQAAAWSTPFRFGGVQFGTRFGLQPGYISYPMPTLRGGAAVPSAVEVYVNDTLRYQRRVDAGPFAISDVPVLTGAGEMRFAVTDALGVQRMVTTPYYVSSNLLRAGLSDYSLEAGWTRLRYGERSFDYGPPFVAGTWRHGVNDSVTVEARGEASARSQTAGGGVTWVWGTLGELSMHGAASRNRDGGSGSLWRAAYARTSDEWNFSASRQVASRGFTQIAWQNSPVHTNAQTQLFAGRSLGRYGTLGASHTRLRYNTGEHIGVTTASWSIGIGGNAWLGTSVAHTRQDGKPSVTSVSVSLTFTPGERQHATLSVQQQKPGGHSSVAEWVQQPPGDTGWGYRLRAADGENARSEASVDWRGRYGMLTAEAARAQGQTAARVRASGAVGFAGGLAFATRQSDDAFALVTVPGAANVQVYRENQPWTTTDSEGRAVVSGLRAYEPNHISIDNADLPIQAQVRSDALRVVPRHKGVAQASFDIARDVVANVTVLLPDGNPLPPGIDVMRPARGTSLLSGFNGLVSVDDPQPHERFEARWKSGHCRFTLGAPDRAAGALPSMGPYRCEPVSSSPR, from the coding sequence GTGCGCCTGCCACGCCACGCTAACCTGTGGGCCTGTTGCGGCTGGCTGGGCCTGCGCGTGGCCTGCGCGCAGACCGCCTCCATCGACGCGGCGGGCGAGGTGCAGCCGGCGATCCTCGACGTGCGCATCAACGGACTGAGCCAGCCGGCGCCGCGCCCGCTGCTGCGGCGCGGCACCCAGCTGCTGGCGGCCGAGGCCGACTTCGCAGCCTGGCGCCTGGTGCGGCCTCCCACCGCGGCGCTGCGCCGCGAGGGCACCGACTACTACGACCTGCGCACGCTGCCGGGCGCGCAGCTGCAGCTCGACGAAGGCGCGCAAAGCGTGGACCTGAGCGTGCCCGCCGAGGCGTTCACGCTGGGCACGGTGCACGCGCATGCGGGCGACCGCCCGCCGCTGTCGCCCTCGGCCTTCGGCGCCTTCCTCAACTACGACCTGGCCTTGCAGCACGACCGCGAAGGCACGCGTGCCTCGGGTTACTTCGATGCGGCGGCCTCGGGCGAATGGGGGCTGGCGGGCACGAGCTTCGTCGCAGGGCAGTCGGCGTTCGGCGGGCGCGGCACCAAGCGGCTGGACAGCTACTTCCGCCGCGACGACCCGGCCCGGCTCACGCGCCTCACCGTGGGCGACGCGGTCACCCAGGCGGCTGCGTGGTCCACGCCCTTTCGCTTCGGCGGCGTGCAGTTCGGCACCCGCTTCGGCTTGCAGCCCGGCTACATCAGCTACCCGATGCCGACCCTGCGCGGCGGCGCGGCCGTGCCGTCGGCGGTGGAGGTGTACGTGAACGACACGCTGCGCTACCAGCGCCGCGTCGACGCCGGCCCGTTCGCGATCAGCGACGTGCCCGTGCTCACAGGCGCGGGCGAGATGCGCTTCGCCGTCACCGACGCGCTCGGCGTGCAGCGCATGGTGACCACGCCCTATTACGTGAGTTCGAACCTGCTGCGCGCGGGGCTCTCCGACTACTCGCTCGAAGCCGGCTGGACGCGCCTGCGCTACGGCGAGCGCAGCTTCGACTACGGCCCGCCGTTCGTCGCCGGTACATGGCGCCATGGTGTGAACGACAGCGTGACCGTCGAGGCGCGCGGCGAAGCCAGCGCGCGCAGCCAGACCGCGGGCGGCGGCGTGACCTGGGTCTGGGGCACGCTGGGCGAGTTGTCCATGCACGGCGCCGCGAGCCGCAACCGCGACGGCGGCAGCGGCAGCCTCTGGCGCGCCGCCTACGCGCGCACCAGCGACGAGTGGAATTTCTCGGCCAGCCGGCAGGTGGCGAGCCGCGGCTTCACGCAGATCGCCTGGCAGAACAGCCCGGTGCACACCAACGCACAGACCCAGCTGTTCGCGGGCCGCTCGCTGGGCCGCTACGGCACGCTGGGCGCGAGCCACACGCGGCTGCGCTACAACACCGGCGAGCACATCGGCGTGACCACGGCCAGCTGGTCGATCGGCATCGGCGGCAATGCATGGCTCGGCACCTCGGTGGCCCACACGCGCCAGGACGGCAAGCCTTCCGTCACCTCGGTGAGCGTGAGCCTCACCTTCACGCCCGGCGAGCGCCAGCACGCCACGCTCTCGGTCCAGCAGCAGAAGCCGGGCGGCCATTCGTCCGTGGCCGAGTGGGTGCAGCAGCCGCCCGGGGACACGGGCTGGGGCTACCGGCTGCGCGCGGCCGACGGCGAGAACGCGCGCAGCGAAGCCAGTGTCGATTGGCGCGGTCGCTACGGCATGCTGACGGCCGAGGCCGCGCGCGCCCAGGGCCAGACCGCGGCACGCGTGCGCGCCAGCGGTGCCGTCGGCTTCGCGGGCGGGTTGGCCTTTGCCACGCGCCAATCGGACGACGCTTTTGCGCTCGTGACCGTGCCCGGCGCCGCGAACGTGCAGGTCTACCGCGAGAACCAGCCCTGGACCACCACCGACAGCGAAGGCCGCGCCGTCGTCTCGGGCCTGCGCGCCTACGAGCCCAACCACATCAGCATCGACAACGCCGACCTGCCGATCCAGGCACAGGTGCGCAGCGACGCACTGCGCGTGGTGCCGCGCCACAAGGGCGTGGCGCAGGCGAGCTTCGACATCGCACGCGACGTGGTGGCGAACGTGACGGTGCTGCTGCCCGACGGCAACCCGCTGCCGCCGGGCATCGATGTGATGCGGCCGGCGCGCGGCACGTCGTTGCTGTCGGGCTTCAACGGGCTGGTGTCGGTGGACGATCCGCAACCGCACGAGCGCTTCGAGGCGCGGTGGAAGAGCGGGCATTGCCGCTTCACGCTCGGTGCGCCCGACCGCGCTGCCGGCGCCCTGCCTTCAATGGGACCTTACCGATGCGAACCCGTGTCGTCGTCCCCGCGCTGA
- a CDS encoding molecular chaperone, which yields MTARLTGMRRAFLLGLALWAGLLMAPLPAAATSLSVAPLRIVLTPQRPVASLTMGNAEDTEVAVQAEVVAWSQQDGRDVYEPTRDVLVNPSIFRLPPGGRQIVRLGLQVPAEAAERSYRIFLRQLPRDQALPADGEGAKVQTLVRIGVPVFVPPLQPRRALQWSLQADRGGRYKLMFDNQGSEHIQVTQLVVRREDGTELLRKSLSQYALAGQSAGIDIELPALPPDTRLQIEAATDAPEASSGATVRVPRAPATPR from the coding sequence TTGACTGCACGCCTGACCGGCATGCGCCGCGCATTCCTGCTGGGGCTCGCCCTGTGGGCCGGCCTGCTGATGGCGCCCCTTCCCGCTGCCGCCACCAGCCTCAGCGTGGCGCCGCTGCGCATCGTGCTCACACCGCAGCGCCCGGTCGCCTCGCTCACGATGGGCAACGCCGAAGACACCGAAGTCGCGGTGCAGGCCGAGGTGGTGGCGTGGTCGCAGCAGGACGGGCGCGATGTCTATGAACCCACGCGCGACGTGCTGGTCAACCCGAGCATCTTCCGGCTGCCGCCGGGCGGGCGGCAGATCGTGCGCCTCGGATTGCAGGTGCCGGCCGAGGCCGCAGAGCGCAGCTACCGCATCTTCCTGCGCCAGCTGCCGCGCGACCAGGCCTTGCCGGCGGACGGCGAGGGCGCGAAGGTGCAGACGCTGGTGCGCATCGGCGTGCCCGTGTTCGTGCCGCCGCTGCAGCCGCGCCGCGCACTGCAATGGTCGCTGCAGGCCGACCGCGGCGGACGCTACAAGCTGATGTTCGACAACCAGGGCAGCGAGCACATCCAGGTCACGCAGCTCGTGGTGCGCCGCGAGGACGGCACCGAGCTGCTGCGCAAGAGCCTGTCGCAGTACGCGCTGGCCGGGCAGTCGGCCGGCATCGACATCGAGTTGCCCGCCCTGCCGCCCGACACCCGCCTGCAGATCGAGGCCGCCACCGATGCACCCGAGGCCTCGTCCGGCGCTACCGTGCGCGTGCCCCGTGCGCCTGCCACGCCACGCTAA
- a CDS encoding spore coat U domain-containing protein gives MRHLPRSLLRTLARTVLPVGALLTLAPSALAVTTTTTFQVTATVLKACLMTTPATLAFGSYDPSAASLNGTTSLNVTCTFGTPYSIGLSAGGGTVANRLMTSGSSAAGNNTLGYGLFKDSGHLTNWDDSIAGTGYTGSGLPQTQTIYGQIPTGQYAAAPATDYTDTITVSLTY, from the coding sequence ATGCGCCACCTGCCTCGCTCCCTCCTTCGCACCCTGGCCCGTACCGTGCTGCCCGTCGGCGCCTTGCTGACACTGGCACCGTCCGCGCTGGCGGTCACCACGACCACGACCTTCCAGGTCACGGCCACCGTGCTCAAGGCCTGCCTCATGACGACGCCGGCCACGCTGGCGTTCGGCAGCTACGACCCGTCGGCCGCCTCGCTGAACGGCACCACCAGCCTCAACGTCACCTGCACCTTCGGCACGCCCTACTCGATCGGCCTGAGCGCGGGCGGCGGGACGGTGGCGAACCGCCTGATGACCAGCGGCTCGTCGGCCGCCGGCAACAACACGCTGGGCTATGGCCTGTTCAAGGACAGCGGCCACCTGACCAACTGGGACGACAGCATCGCCGGCACCGGCTACACCGGCAGCGGATTGCCCCAGACGCAGACGATCTACGGCCAGATTCCCACAGGGCAGTACGCCGCGGCGCCGGCCACCGACTACACGGACACGATCACGGTCTCGCTGACCTACTGA
- a CDS encoding EAL domain-containing protein, protein MITEIHADAAPAGLASGFTMAFQPIVDLGRHEIYAHEALVRGLSGEGAAEVLGRVDPVDRFAFHEACRVKAIEIASGLGMKSRLSLNVMPNDVAGQAECFRTAMAAARRCRFPVRQLMFEVTEGERVRDLHGLADTFRVFKRHGFTSAIDDFGAAYAGFELLAAFQPDVVKLDMSLIRGIHADPVRLTIVRGFVATCDELQIRVIAEGVEAAEEVRALRELGVELFQGYLFARPAIATLPAVAWDAAA, encoded by the coding sequence GTGATCACCGAAATTCATGCGGATGCCGCGCCTGCGGGCCTCGCCTCGGGGTTCACCATGGCGTTCCAGCCCATCGTCGACCTGGGCCGGCACGAGATCTATGCCCATGAGGCGCTGGTGCGCGGCCTGTCGGGCGAAGGCGCCGCCGAGGTGCTGGGGCGCGTCGATCCGGTCGACCGCTTCGCCTTCCACGAAGCCTGCCGCGTCAAGGCCATCGAGATCGCCTCGGGCCTGGGCATGAAATCCCGCCTCAGCCTCAACGTCATGCCCAACGACGTCGCGGGACAGGCCGAGTGCTTCCGCACCGCCATGGCCGCGGCCAGGCGCTGCAGGTTTCCGGTGCGCCAGCTGATGTTCGAGGTCACCGAAGGCGAGCGCGTGCGCGACCTGCACGGCCTGGCCGACACCTTCCGGGTCTTCAAGCGCCACGGATTCACCTCGGCCATCGACGACTTCGGCGCGGCCTACGCAGGCTTCGAACTGCTGGCCGCGTTCCAGCCCGACGTGGTGAAGCTCGACATGAGCCTGATCCGCGGCATCCATGCGGACCCGGTGCGGCTGACCATCGTGCGGGGCTTTGTCGCCACCTGCGACGAGCTGCAGATCCGCGTGATCGCCGAAGGCGTGGAGGCGGCCGAAGAGGTGCGCGCGCTGCGCGAGCTCGGCGTGGAGCTGTTCCAGGGCTACCTGTTCGCGCGGCCGGCCATCGCCACGCTGCCGGCGGTGGCGTGGGACGCCGCCGCCTGA
- a CDS encoding GspE/PulE family protein, translating into MAATEVVMPEQLVQELELQSRMPIARIGQALMSLGMVTQTQLDAALKQQQREPTVPLGETLVRMGVVSRGQLQTALVRKMGYPLVNLHVFPAATDALRKVSHEAARRLQVMPLMLHGGRLVLALDDPTNRHAVIDEVEFIAQMKVIPVLGQCLDLDGVLHKAYEKVGQVAADRPVIDMNDPMRPLEFDMTGTSTLLKTLEKEESAAAPAAGEPPVEQSDNSLVRMINSMILEAHREGASDIHIESDPGQEKTRIRFRRDGRLYTYLELPPSYRNAVVARVKIMCDLDISEKRKPQDGKINFSKYSPQHRIELRVATIPTNNGLEDVVMRILASAKPIALDALGLSERNLAQLSQAVDRPYGMVLCVGPTGSGKTTTLHSALMRINTPERKIWTAEDPIEITQPGLRQVQVNPRIDWTFAKALRAFVRADPDVIMVGEIRDAETAKTAIEASLTGHLVLSTLHTNSAPETVTRLLDMGMDPFNFADSLLAVLAQRLVRCLCPQCVQSRPASPEAVEELLADYMHAFGAQDTPAARDAVRAEWLQRHGRDGQLQTYSSTGCKHCNDTGFKGRVGIHELMVMSKGLRRLVQGGARAEELQDAAMREGMRTLRQDGIEKVLAGRTTLEEVRATSNV; encoded by the coding sequence ATGGCCGCCACCGAAGTCGTCATGCCCGAACAGCTCGTGCAGGAGCTCGAACTGCAAAGCCGCATGCCGATCGCGCGCATCGGCCAGGCGCTGATGTCGCTGGGCATGGTCACGCAGACGCAGCTGGACGCCGCGCTCAAGCAGCAGCAGCGCGAGCCCACCGTGCCGCTGGGCGAGACGCTGGTGCGCATGGGCGTCGTGAGCCGCGGCCAGCTGCAGACCGCGCTGGTGCGCAAGATGGGCTACCCGCTCGTGAACCTGCATGTGTTTCCGGCCGCGACCGATGCGCTGCGCAAGGTGAGCCACGAAGCCGCGCGGCGCCTGCAGGTCATGCCGCTCATGCTGCACGGCGGGCGCCTGGTGCTGGCGCTCGACGATCCGACCAACCGGCACGCGGTGATCGACGAGGTGGAGTTCATCGCGCAGATGAAGGTGATCCCCGTGCTGGGCCAGTGCCTGGACCTGGACGGCGTGCTGCACAAGGCCTACGAGAAGGTCGGCCAGGTGGCGGCCGACCGCCCGGTGATCGACATGAACGACCCGATGCGACCGCTCGAGTTCGACATGACGGGCACCAGCACGCTGCTGAAGACGCTCGAGAAGGAAGAATCGGCCGCCGCGCCCGCCGCCGGCGAGCCGCCCGTGGAGCAGTCGGACAACTCGCTGGTGCGCATGATCAACAGCATGATCCTCGAAGCGCACCGCGAGGGCGCCTCCGACATCCACATCGAGAGCGACCCGGGCCAGGAAAAAACGCGCATCCGCTTTCGCCGCGACGGCCGGCTCTACACCTACCTGGAGCTGCCGCCCAGCTACCGCAACGCCGTGGTCGCGCGCGTGAAGATCATGTGCGACCTGGACATCAGCGAAAAGCGCAAGCCGCAGGACGGCAAGATCAACTTCTCGAAGTACTCGCCGCAGCACCGCATCGAGCTGCGCGTGGCCACCATTCCCACGAACAACGGCCTGGAAGACGTGGTGATGCGCATCCTGGCCTCGGCCAAGCCCATCGCGCTCGATGCGCTGGGCTTGTCGGAGCGCAACCTGGCGCAGCTGTCGCAGGCGGTCGACCGGCCCTACGGCATGGTGCTGTGCGTGGGCCCCACCGGCTCGGGCAAGACCACCACCTTGCACTCGGCGCTCATGCGCATCAACACGCCAGAGCGCAAGATCTGGACGGCCGAAGACCCCATCGAGATCACGCAGCCGGGCCTGCGCCAGGTGCAGGTCAACCCGCGCATCGACTGGACCTTTGCCAAGGCGTTGCGCGCCTTCGTGCGCGCCGACCCCGACGTGATCATGGTCGGCGAGATCCGCGACGCCGAAACCGCCAAGACCGCCATCGAGGCCTCGCTCACCGGCCACCTCGTGCTGTCGACGCTGCACACCAACAGCGCCCCCGAAACCGTGACGCGCCTGCTCGACATGGGCATGGACCCGTTCAACTTCGCCGACTCGCTGCTGGCCGTGCTGGCACAGCGGCTGGTGCGTTGCCTGTGCCCGCAGTGCGTGCAAAGCCGCCCCGCGAGCCCCGAGGCCGTCGAAGAACTGCTGGCCGACTACATGCATGCCTTCGGCGCGCAGGACACGCCGGCCGCGCGCGACGCGGTGCGCGCCGAGTGGCTGCAGCGCCACGGGCGCGACGGCCAGTTGCAGACCTACAGCAGCACCGGCTGCAAGCACTGCAACGACACCGGCTTCAAGGGCCGCGTGGGCATCCACGAACTCATGGTGATGTCGAAGGGGCTGCGCCGGTTGGTGCAGGGCGGCGCGCGCGCCGAGGAACTGCAGGACGCCGCCATGCGCGAAGGCATGCGCACGCTGCGTCAGGACGGCATCGAGAAAGTGCTGGCGGGCCGGACCACGCTCGAGGAAGTGCGCGCGACCAGCAATGTCTGA
- a CDS encoding diguanylate cyclase domain-containing protein — protein MKIFANGKSRISLNTRLGAGVAAIVLATTFLIATVALHLVKDRMQASIANEEFARLSAIASAVDQKFASRRVLLKTLAESVATHGFTSDAPLQAFLTQHPSLRAAFDNVAMLDTDGDLVANMNGPDQLHKLNIKDRTYFKDTVSTGTGLISEPYRNRLSGLAQVAITEPVRDRDGRVRFVISGSINLKDRNILGDLADVRFGQTGYVFITTADGIVIDHPLADRVLKQANAAMADDAPDLGRALAGFEGTFEGINHAGVPGLYAFKRIRQADWIIGSMYPRHEAFARIDAIERTAWIGAIVLALLAGALALAVARRLLRPVTELHRHMLDAHAAPDRAAVARTYPDDEIGDLSRTFDRLMQQRQTSEKFLRDITDNLPAMISHADAQGRYTFVNARLCEELGYTVEELVGQPVQSMSGLHDDPTLESNLQRVLAGEAVSFERRGAAHRDEEEHFFQTDFIPDVAPQGQVRGYYAMTFDITQRKRIELELAHSEAQIRTITDNIPALVSHVDSGLYYTFVNAKVRALHNGNPLVGRWMPGIRGEADFAVVRPHIERALAGETVIIEKVGDPALGIGERTFKAHYIPDQDAEGMVHGVFAMTFDITDEVNIRRALTQQEKRLRDVTDNIPALVGYFDRDENCLYGNSRARQMAGLGERQPLDGVTMRSALGEAMYVQHLPHLPTVFAGKPTHYPVQAPLHDREGHFQANLIPDKDLNGQVVGFYLMAFNVTALKEAERKLIELARMDVLTGLPNRLAFNEQLPAAMSRARRADGGMALMFLDIDHFKSINDTLGHAIGDGVLAEYARRLRCSVRETDTVVRLAGDEFVIVLENVRSKDAVAGVAQKIVAHIEAPVFHVDGRRLDVTTSIGVVFLETVDATVGAGELLARADTALYDAKSQGRNRFAFFR, from the coding sequence ATGAAAATTTTCGCGAACGGGAAATCCCGCATCAGCCTGAACACACGCCTGGGCGCAGGCGTCGCGGCCATCGTGCTGGCCACCACCTTCCTCATCGCCACGGTGGCGCTGCACCTGGTCAAGGACCGCATGCAGGCCTCGATCGCCAACGAGGAGTTCGCGCGCCTGTCGGCCATCGCGAGCGCGGTCGACCAGAAGTTCGCCAGCCGGCGCGTGCTGCTGAAGACACTGGCGGAGAGCGTGGCCACCCACGGCTTCACCAGCGACGCGCCGCTGCAGGCTTTTCTGACGCAGCACCCCTCGCTGCGCGCGGCCTTCGACAACGTCGCCATGCTCGACACCGACGGCGACCTGGTCGCCAACATGAACGGCCCCGACCAGCTGCACAAGCTGAACATCAAGGACCGCACGTACTTCAAGGACACGGTGTCCACCGGCACCGGCCTGATCTCCGAGCCCTACCGCAACCGGCTCAGCGGCCTGGCGCAGGTGGCCATCACCGAGCCCGTGCGCGACCGCGACGGCCGGGTGCGCTTCGTGATCTCGGGCTCCATCAACCTGAAGGACCGCAACATCCTGGGCGACCTGGCCGACGTGCGCTTCGGCCAGACCGGCTACGTGTTCATCACCACCGCCGACGGCATCGTGATCGACCACCCGCTGGCCGACCGCGTGCTCAAGCAGGCCAACGCGGCGATGGCCGACGACGCCCCCGATCTCGGCCGTGCGCTGGCGGGCTTCGAAGGCACCTTCGAAGGCATCAACCACGCGGGCGTGCCCGGCCTGTACGCCTTCAAGCGCATCCGCCAGGCCGACTGGATCATCGGCTCGATGTACCCGCGCCACGAGGCCTTCGCGCGCATCGACGCCATCGAGCGCACCGCGTGGATCGGCGCCATCGTGCTGGCGCTGCTGGCCGGTGCGCTGGCGCTGGCCGTGGCGCGGCGGCTGCTGCGCCCGGTCACCGAACTGCACCGCCACATGCTCGACGCCCACGCGGCCCCCGACCGCGCGGCCGTGGCGCGCACCTACCCGGACGACGAGATCGGCGACCTGTCGCGCACCTTCGACCGGCTCATGCAGCAGCGCCAGACGAGCGAGAAATTCCTGCGCGACATCACCGACAACCTGCCGGCCATGATCTCGCACGCCGACGCGCAGGGCCGCTACACCTTCGTGAACGCGCGGCTGTGCGAGGAACTGGGCTACACCGTCGAGGAACTCGTGGGCCAGCCCGTGCAGAGCATGAGCGGCCTGCACGACGACCCGACGCTGGAGAGCAACCTGCAGCGGGTGCTGGCGGGCGAAGCCGTGTCGTTCGAGCGGCGCGGCGCCGCGCACCGCGACGAGGAAGAGCACTTCTTCCAGACCGACTTCATTCCCGATGTCGCCCCGCAGGGGCAGGTGCGCGGCTACTACGCGATGACCTTCGACATCACCCAGCGCAAGCGCATCGAGCTCGAGCTGGCGCACAGCGAGGCGCAGATCCGCACCATTACCGACAACATTCCCGCGCTGGTCTCGCACGTCGATTCCGGGCTGTACTACACCTTCGTCAATGCCAAGGTGCGGGCGCTGCACAACGGCAATCCGCTGGTCGGCCGGTGGATGCCGGGCATCCGGGGCGAGGCCGATTTCGCGGTGGTCCGCCCGCACATCGAGCGCGCCCTGGCGGGCGAGACGGTGATCATCGAGAAGGTCGGCGACCCGGCGCTGGGCATCGGCGAGCGCACCTTCAAGGCCCACTACATCCCCGACCAGGACGCCGAGGGCATGGTGCACGGCGTGTTCGCGATGACCTTCGACATCACCGACGAAGTGAACATCCGCCGCGCCCTCACGCAGCAGGAAAAGCGCCTGCGCGACGTGACCGACAACATCCCGGCGCTGGTGGGCTACTTCGACCGCGACGAGAACTGCCTGTACGGCAACAGCCGCGCGCGGCAGATGGCCGGCCTGGGCGAACGCCAGCCCCTGGACGGCGTGACGATGCGCTCGGCCCTGGGCGAGGCCATGTATGTGCAACACCTGCCCCACCTGCCGACGGTGTTCGCCGGCAAGCCGACGCACTATCCGGTGCAGGCGCCGCTGCACGACCGCGAGGGGCACTTCCAGGCCAACCTGATTCCCGACAAGGACCTGAACGGCCAGGTGGTGGGTTTCTATCTCATGGCCTTCAACGTCACGGCGCTGAAGGAGGCCGAGCGCAAGCTCATCGAGCTGGCGCGCATGGACGTGCTGACCGGCCTGCCGAACCGGCTGGCCTTCAACGAGCAGTTGCCCGCGGCGATGTCGCGCGCACGCCGCGCCGACGGCGGCATGGCGCTGATGTTCCTGGACATCGACCATTTCAAATCGATCAACGACACGCTCGGCCACGCCATCGGCGACGGCGTGCTGGCCGAATACGCCCGGCGCCTGCGCTGCAGCGTGCGCGAGACCGACACCGTGGTGCGCCTGGCGGGCGACGAGTTCGTGATCGTGCTCGAGAACGTGCGCTCGAAGGACGCGGTGGCGGGCGTGGCGCAGAAGATCGTCGCGCACATCGAGGCGCCGGTGTTCCATGTGGACGGCCGGCGGCTGGACGTCACGACCAGCATCGGCGTCGTGTTCCTCGAGACGGTCGATGCCACCGTCGGCGCCGGCGAATTGCTCGCGCGCGCGGACACGGCGCTCTACGATGCGAAGTCGCAGGGCCGCAACCGGTTCGCGTTTTTCCGTTAG
- a CDS encoding STN domain-containing protein, whose product MIRIRGSPHPPCPLHHPPRLALAAAAAGLLATGLAFAHAREFDVKSGELRPALDAYIAQSGVQLIYKMEDVKDLSTRGIKGKVAADAALDRLLDGTRLRVRRGQDGAMVLIAPARSPAAARSEPPPRVE is encoded by the coding sequence ATGATTCGAATCCGAGGCAGCCCCCACCCTCCTTGCCCTCTTCATCACCCGCCCCGCCTGGCCCTCGCCGCTGCAGCCGCCGGCCTGCTGGCGACGGGGCTGGCCTTCGCCCACGCGCGCGAGTTCGACGTGAAGAGCGGCGAGCTGCGGCCCGCGCTCGACGCCTACATCGCGCAATCGGGCGTGCAGCTCATCTACAAGATGGAAGACGTCAAGGACCTTTCCACCCGGGGCATCAAGGGAAAGGTCGCCGCCGACGCGGCGCTGGACCGCCTGCTCGACGGCACGCGCCTGCGCGTGCGGCGCGGGCAGGACGGCGCGATGGTGCTCATTGCGCCGGCCCGGTCACCGGCTGCCGCCCGATCGGAGCCGCCGCCGCGCGTCGAGTAA
- a CDS encoding RNA polymerase sigma factor, whose amino-acid sequence MVLSDLDAWFVSEVLPMEAALTRFLRRNWRDDAEVPDLRQDVYVRIYESASRSMPDQVKPFVFATARNLLIDRARRAQIVSIEIIADLDALDFSADELTPERHAAGRGELRLLQTALDALPSKCRRVIEMRKIDGLSQREVATQLGITEDTVERQVSRGVRALADALLSGGVQLDTKAFGRAQNERRLST is encoded by the coding sequence GTGGTTCTCAGTGACTTGGATGCCTGGTTCGTCAGCGAGGTGCTGCCGATGGAAGCCGCGCTCACGCGTTTCCTTCGCCGCAACTGGCGCGACGACGCCGAAGTGCCCGACCTGCGGCAGGACGTCTACGTGCGCATTTATGAGTCCGCCTCCAGATCCATGCCCGACCAGGTCAAGCCCTTTGTTTTTGCCACCGCGCGCAACCTGCTGATCGACCGCGCCCGGCGCGCGCAGATCGTTTCCATCGAGATCATTGCCGACCTCGACGCGCTCGACTTTTCCGCCGACGAGCTCACGCCCGAACGCCACGCCGCCGGCCGCGGCGAGCTGCGGCTGCTGCAGACCGCGCTCGACGCGCTGCCCTCCAAGTGCCGCCGCGTGATCGAGATGCGCAAGATCGACGGCCTCTCGCAGCGCGAGGTCGCCACGCAGCTGGGCATCACCGAGGACACGGTCGAGCGGCAGGTGTCGCGCGGCGTGCGCGCCCTGGCCGACGCCCTGCTGTCGGGCGGCGTGCAGCTGGACACCAAGGCCTTCGGGCGAGCGCAGAACGAGCGGAGGCTTTCCACATGA